The Chryseobacterium oranimense genome contains the following window.
AAGGTTGGTAGTAGGAACCAGCTCTGTTTTCATAATGTATGGATTGATAGGATATTTTCCTGGTCCCAGTGCTTCTGCCCAGACTCCTTTACAGCCTTTTTCCACAATATTTCCATGCTTGAATTCTATTCCGCTCAGGTCTTTCCCTTCATTTCCCACATAGCTGATCACTACGCCTACGGAACCGATCGGAATTTCTGTCATTTTTACCATTTCCAGGAGAACAAACCAGGGATTCAAAAAATAAGAGCCGGCTAAAATCACCTGCTCCTGTAAGCCTTTATAGCCTCCGCTGTTCAAAAATGCATCCACATCCTGAAATTTATTATGCTCTTCTATTATTTTTCCTGCGATCTGTCCTTCTTCCAAAGGTTTCCCTTCCATAGTTGTGATAATTCCCACTGCATTATCCGGAATTTGGGTCATATCTGATAAAGAAACTTCAAATAAAAAGGTATTGATCCTGTATGATCCCGGGGCGATGACTCCGGTCTGCCTTCCTTTTCTTCCGCCGTTTTTTAAAAATGCTTCCGCATCCTGGAAAGAGTCACATTCCACTTTTCTTGCCAGTATTCTTCCTGTTTCCAGCTCTTTTCCGTCTTTCGCTAATATCAACCCTATTTTTCCTGTCGGAATAATGGTGAAAGCCTGGAAGTGGATGGAATACTGCCAGATCCATTTCCAGAAATAAATTCCCGGAGCCAGGGTCTGGGCCTGAAATCCAGCTTCCCCGTTTGTAGCGATGATTCTGCCTTCCGGTAATTCCTGCTTTCCCAGCAGTACAAATTTTTTGGTGACAAGTCCTATTTTATCTTCGGGAATAATAACCAGGCCGAAAAAGACCCGTAAAATGAATTTATAAAATAAAAGACTTGCGATAATGATACCTCCCGGGATCAACCAGGGCGACTGTAAGATGTTTTCTACTTCCATGATATTTATTTTTGTTTTGTACTCAAATTTTCATGGATTTTAAAATATAAAAGTCTTGCAATGGTATTTTTTAGTTTTAAAAAAATCTTAAATTAGTCTTATGAAAAAGGAAGACATTCTGCATCTTGAGAAACTGATGAATTTTCTCAGCCTGCATTTTTTAAAGAAGAATCATTGGGAAGATGTTACGAAAACGGAATGGTCCTATATCGTGGCAGAAATTAATGACCTCATCGCCAGCGACAATGAGGTGAAAGGTATAAAAAAAGCAGCTGATGTTTTGGGGTCGAATTACCTTTATGAACATCTGATAATCAATAAACTAAAGAAGTATTACCACAACGAAAATTCGGTATTAAGCAAGCCGAATCTGGCCAAATTAAGCCTTATCGTTAAAGTCCTGGGGTATTCAAATTACATTGATTTTATTAATTCCCACACAGGAAGGTTCAATTTTAATGATCTGAGGATTGATATGGATAATGTTAAGCAGAATACTGTTCTTCTTGACCGTCTGGTGGGCTGCTGGTATTCTTACAACAGGAATTTGCCTGATAATCCATCGGAAGCCAAGGACGACCGTATATGGCGTTCGGCAATGGAAATCTACAAATCCGAGACTTCGGGGGAATATTATATTGAGCGAAGCGGCGGGGATCACCATAAGTATTTCGGGAAGGTGACGGCCTATTCGGATTATGTATTCATCATCATGAACAGTAATACATTCATCCGCCAGAGACATTTTATCTCAAGGATAAAAGATATCAAGGAAAAGCTCAAAAATCCAGAATATAAGCTCCATGAGTTGCATTTTATAAGTACGTGTATCAGTTTTAACCAGGAGCCTATTGCCCTGTTTGAAATATTTCAGAAAGCGGACCGAAAGGCGTTTATTGCAGACTCTATCAGCTTTCCGATTGACAGTGATGAAATCCCGGAATCTATTATTAAACAACTTGAAGACACTGAATCTAACAGGATAGATTACAGGTAGATGCGGTGCGGGTTGTGAGGTGCGGGATTCGGGTTTTGAGTTTAAGGTTTAAAGTTATGGGATATTAGAGCTGTGGCTATTAAAATCTGAAATCTGATGTCTGAAATCCGGCATCTATATTCTAGCCTACCAGCCATTCTTTAAAATCTTTCACCCTGTCCCGGCTAACGGTGATTTCTTCCTGAGGCTGAAATTCCATATCCACTTTGTAGTAAGGTGAGGTATGAATGTTTTTTACGTAATCCGAATTGATAATAAACTGTCTGTTTACCCTGAAAAATTTTTTCTCATCCAGAATATCTTCCAGCTCGTCCAGTGTGAAATCTGATGGATAAACGCGATCTGCCGTCTGGAGATACACGATCTTATTTTCACTGAAAAAACAGCTTATTTCGTGGGTCTGAACAATTTTCAGGTTATACCCTATTTTTACCAGGACTCTGGACAGGGTAGATTTTTCTTTCCTGATCAGCTGCTTGATGTCTTCGGAACCTGTTGTATTGCTTGCCGGTATGAATGATTTGAATTTTTCCACCGCCCCGGAAAGATCTTCTTCCAGGATAGGTTTTAAAAGGTAATCGATACTGTTCAACTTAAATGCTTTCAGGGTATATTGATCAAAAGCTGTGGTGTAAATGATAAACCCTTTGGTGGGTATTTTTTCAAAGATATCGAAGGATAAACCGTCTCCAAGAACGATGTCGGAAAAAATAAGCTGTGGATGTTCATTTTCGGAAAACCAGGCTATTCCTTCTTCTACCGATTCTATTTTGGCAACCACTTCTATTTCAGGAAAGCTGCTCAGCATTCTTTCCAGCTTCCTTGAGGCGGGTTTTTCATCTTCAATAATGACAGTCTTGATCATTGGTTATTGTTTTTAACAGGGATAAAATTAGATAAAAAACGGAAAGATTAAAAGTCAATGCTCTTTTTGCTCTTTCTCATCTCTTTTTCTATAATCCTATTTTCCCATTCCGTATCCAAAAGGAAGAGCTTTACAGCTTTTACCGTTAAAACGATTCCCCATATCAAAAGGATGACAGATCCGTCAAATAAGGAGAGATTAATGGTCCCGTTTTCAAAAATGTCATCAAGAAAAATAAACCCGGCAACTATCACAAACCAAAGAAGGCTTTTATAGAATTTTTTAAGCTGGCTGACTCTTTCGTACGCGTTATTGTAATCCATGATTATTAAAATTTAAAGGTTATTATAATGTTTTTGTATTGCTTTTCTCCTGGTTCATCAGTTCCTGAATCTTTCTTTCTTCCCATTCTTTTCCTATCCCGAAAACATTAACTGCATGAGCAACGATCCCGATTCCCCATCCCAGCATCGGCCAGTAAAACCACAAATGTTGGGGAGCGGTAAGAAGGTTCAGTGCCAGCAGGAATGGAATGACTAAACAATATGAAGTAAGGTTTCCGTAGAACCCTTTCAGCTCTTTTACTCTTTTTGCTGCTTTTTCGTAAGCTAATGTTTCTTTTGTGTATCCTATTGTTTCCATAATTTCTAATTTAAAAGATTGGTTTGTTGTTTTTGTTGAATCAAAGGTAGGTCAGAAACAAGGCTCTTATCAACTTTATATGACCGAATGGTAGAATATGTTTACTGAATGGTAAAAAGCCAGATTAAACGTCCCTTATTGCTTCTGATCAGGATCAGTAAATGAACGGGATCAATTTTTTTGTGGTCCTTCTGTATTCCAGATACTCTTCTCCAAATTTTTCTATAAGGGCCTGTTCTTCAATTTTAATCCTGTAAATGAAGGCTAAAAAAGGTGGCAGGAAGGCGAGTATTAAAGAAAGCCAATTATTAAGGTATAACCCTAACCCTAAAGAAGTTAACAGAGAAAATGCATAGGAAGGATGTCTTAAGTATTTGTAAAACCCTTCTTTTTTGATCTGGTGGTCCTGTTTTATTGTCACATCTACTGTAAAGTATTTCCCTAAAGATCGGATGATGATAAACCGGAAGATAATTCCGGTGAGGATAAAAGCTTCCCCTAAGTATAAGATCCATTCGCTTTCAGCAATCGGAAATCTGGTCATATAAGACACCGTAACCGAAGCCGCTATGGAGAACGGAATAGCCATCCATAGAATATTGAGGGTCGATTTGTCTTTATCTTTGCTGTCTTCCTTCCCGGATTTCAGCATATTTTTGTAAAGAATCTCTGTGAGAAACCACGCGGCCATTGAGGCAGAAAATAGAATTTGTAAAGAATTCATGAGTTTAGTTTTTGTGATTATTAATGGTCGGTTCAGTCTTTCTTCTTCATCTCTTTCCTGATCTTTTTCTCTTCCCAGTTTTTGACAAAGCTCATATTAGGTAAGAAGACAATTATTGCATGAGCCACCAGCCCAATTCCCCAGCAAGTAGCCGTAAAGAAGTTTTTGAACTGAAAATAGCTCTCCCCGGGTTCTAAATGTCTATAATTATAGAAAACAATTAAAGCATTTACAACTATATAGATGAACAGATGCCTGTAAAATCTGCTTAACCGCTCCACCTGCCTTTTTGCCTGCTGGTAACGGATGTCATTTTCATTATAATCTTTCATGATCTCTGTTTTTTTGTTTATCCATAATTTCACGGATCTTCTTTTCTTTCCAGGATTCTCCTACCCCAAACACACGGAATGCATGAGAAACGAGACCGATCCCCCATCCAAGCATAGGAAAATAAAACCACAGGTCTCTTGGAGAAGTTATAAGATTAATAATTACCAAAAAGGGAATGACTGTACAGTAGGAAATTAAATTGGCGTAGAAGCTTTTCAGCTCTTTTACTCTTTTCCTGGCTTTCTCATAAGATCCGTTTTCATCTTCGGTTTGTACACTGGTAATGTTTGGCTTATTAACAAGTATCGGAACTTTTACTTTAAAATAATCCTCTGATTTTTCAATGAAAACATTTTTTTTGGTAAGCAGGGCATACCGCTGAACAATATTGGCAAGACCAATCCCTGCGCTTTCTTTCATCTGCTCTCTTGCCTGAAGATTGTTTTCAATGCAAAGCGTATCATTATCTGAAAATATTTTTATAACCAAAGGTTTTGAAGGGGTCGCAAAATTATGTTTGATGCAGTTTTCCAGTAAAAGCTGAAGGGAAAGCGGAACTACATATCTCCTGTAATCTTCTTTTTTAACATCAAAAATAAAGTCTACACTATCCTCAAATCTGGTTTTTAAAAGGTCGCAATAGGTTTTTGCGAATTCTATCTCGTCTTCTACCGTGACAAGCTCTTTATCTTTCTGCTCCAGCACATAACGGTAAATCTTTGACATTGAAGCGGTAAACTTCTGAGCCTGAGCGGGATTTTCATCAATGAGCGAGCTCAGTACATTCAGGGAGTTAAAGAGAAAGTGAGGATCCAGCTGGTTTTTCAGGCTTTCAAACTGTGCATTGGCAGATTTTGCAATGAGTTTCTGCTCTACCACTTCTTTCCGTGACGTCTTCTTCAGCTCTTCCATAAAGCCTTTCGCATGAAGGAATGCGGAAATAAGAAGGGCGATATTAATCATGAACCAATTGGTAACGCCATATTTTTTGGAAAAGAACTCTTCTGTAGTTGCCACGTTCTGAATCACAACATAATTCATATAATTACAGAAATACACAAGGATAAAATTCCCGATAATAATGGAGATAATACTTAAAATGGCTCTTGTCCTCGTTGTTTCGGACCACGGGAACTTTTTATTGAGGAAATCGTTAATCAGGCCGTTTCCTACTCCCAATACAAAGGAATACATCGTAGAAAGCAGCAGGGTCATTATAAAACTCTTTAAAGTCTTTTCATTAAAAAACAAAAAGAAGAACAACGCTGTGCCCAATGATATCCAAAGTAATGAAATAAAGTATTTACGTTTCATGATCCGTTTTCTTAACTCAAAATTAATCTTTAATAAAGGTATCTGAAATTATTTTTTACCGAAGGGCGGATTTTGTTTCCTGAACGGCATAAAAAAACCTTCCGTGTAAGGAAGGTTTAGGATTCTTTATTATTCTGCCGTCGGCATATTGATGAAATACTCTGCTTCTGCTCTGCCCCAGTTCGGATCTAATGCTGTTTTAGGTTTGTAAGCATTAAACTTGGTAATAGCCTCTTTAAACATTTCCAATCCTTTAGTCTTGCTTCCTCCGTATTGTTCAGGGGTAAAATAAGTGTCTTCTGCTTTGATAAGAGCGATTCTCGGGTTTGAAGGGTCCAGCTTTTCTGCAATTCCCATTTCTTCCGTAGCTTTGGCTCCGTCTGTCATATAACGCTGTGCCGGGTTCACCATCATTCTTAAAGATGCAGCCATTTTTTTCAGCAAATGGATCTCTGCATTATCGGCTCCTGCAAGATTCTGGGCAGATGCCAGATATTTATCTGCCTGTTCAGCAGTTTCGTCAAGTGCCTGCATATTCCCGTTTCTCATCATCAGTCTTCCTTTCTGGATCTGGGAGAAGGCTGCATAGTATGGAGGAAGCCATTTTGAGCTCTCCTTGCTTCCTATTCTCTGGAAGTCATTAGCCAGAGTCTGGAATTCTTCAGGGGTTTTGCAGGTTTCTATTTTTGCGATTTTTTCAGCCATTACTTTTTCGTAATCCGCCTGTGCAAAAGCTGTTAAACTCATAAAAGCTAAAGCAAAACTTAAAAGGTATTTTTTCATTATATCAATTTTTTTAGTTAGTTAATTTGTTGTCCGAAGTTATGTATTTTGTTATTATCTATGATATCCGTTATTACTTTTTTATAAATTATTGTTGATGGCATCCTGTGTTTTATCGACACCAAAGCTGATGAAAGCTCCTATGAATACAAAGGTATTGACCGGTGGAACCACTGCCGAACTTCTGGATCCGTCCAGGGAAAAATTGTATCCGTATATATTTTTAGAACCCAGAACATTGGAAACGCTCAATACAAAGACAGTGAAAGCTTTAGCATCTTTTTTTCCAAGATTCGGAAGATAATTAAAGCTGATGTTTAAGGCATTGTAGTCTTTCAGCTTTCCTTCATTTCTGATATAATTGACTGCATTGTTATTTTCAGATTTTGTAGCAATATCATAATAAGGCCGGCCTTTGGAATAGGTGTAAGATAAATTCACGCCTAATTTCCATTCCGGGATAAATCTTTTAGCTACAGCAGAAAGGGTGTGTGCAGAAGCAAAACTTGGTTTCAGGCTCACAGGATAGTTGATAAAATCTCTTTTTGAATCCAGGAAGGAATAGCTGATCCAGTAATCTATGTTTTCAAAGGTTTTTTTATCTCTCCAGAACAGCTCAAGCCCTTTTGCATAGCCATAGCCATTATTATTCAAAGCGGTCTGTACCTGCTGGTTCTGTTCTTTGTCCGGCGTGATATTAAATGTTTTGATCAGCTGGTCGTATTTCTTATAAAAAGCCTCAAAACGAAGGCTTCTACCGTCTGATGCTCTCTGGATCTGGAAAATATAATGCTGGGATTTCTGAAAATCAAGATCTGCAGGCCAGTTGATATATTTGCTTTCAGGATTCTGATAAAACAGTCCGTACGCAAAGGAGGTCGTCCAGTCTTTTGCCAGACGGTAAGCTAATGCGAAACGTGGTGCAATATTGCTTTTTCCTAAATAAGAAGAGTTTTCAGCCCTCACTCCTATTTTTGCAGACAGTGCATTGCTGAATCCCAGATCTGTTTCTGCAAAAACAGCGGATATAAGGTCTTTATAATTTTTCTGTACTTCTCCAAAATTCAGGTTCTCACTTGTATTATTCAATTCAAAACCGGCTCTTAGTGCACTGATTTTATTGATCTTTCTTTCCAGAACCGCTTTAAAGTTGATGTAGTTTCCGTCTGTTAAAAGTTCAGACCTTCCTGATTCTGAATTATTGGTTTCCGTGGAAAAATTAAGGTCAGATCTGTTGTAGGAATAAGAAGTTCCTGCATTCAGAAGATATTTCCCGAATTTCTGTTTAAAAGACAAGTTATGGTAGGTATTTTTCCCTTTCAGTCTTACTAGTGCAAAATCGTATTCCGGTTCCAGGCTTTCAGTTCTTACCCCCATTTTATTGGAGTCGTACATTCCATAATATTTCAGGAATCCGCCGGATTTTGTTTTAATTCTAAAGTTAAAATCGCCGTTTAAGCCCTGAGGGGCATCAATGAAATCTGTATTGAAATTAAAAACTTTCTGCATAGCGCTTAAAAGTGAGTAGCCTAAAGTAGCCCCGAAAGAATGGTTTTTATCTTCTCCCAGCTTCTGAAATCCTGCACTCAGAAAGATAGGTGATATCCCAAAGTCATAAGAGCTTTGGTCCGGAAGGTCCACGCTTTCAAGCATCAGAGCTCCTGAAAGTGCCTGACCGTATAATGCAGAATATCCGCCGCTTGAAAAAATATTTCCTTTAAAAAGAGAGGTATTGAAACGGTCTCTTCCTGCAATTCCCGGAACTGAATTCGAGAAATAATTGTTAATAAGGCTTCCGTCCATAAAGATTTTGGATTCTGTTCCTGTGCCTCCCCTGATGAAAAGGCCTTCCGTTTCCCCGACCTTCTGAACGCCCGGAAGATAATTTAAAGCTGAAGAAATCTGCCCGTCTGCTCCTGCCGTAGTATAAATATCAATGGGTGTCAGCAGGGCCGTAGCTCTTTTTTTATCGCTGGCTTCAATAGAACCTGCGGAAACCACTACAGCATCAATCTCACTGATCTGCTCTTTAAGCTCTGTGTTGACTGAAACGTCCTGATTATCAATAATAACTGTTTTTTCTACTTCCTGATATTTCGGATGGGTAAAGGTCAGAATATGGTTTCCTTTTTCTGAAGTTTCAAAGGAAAAGTTTCCCTGGGCGTCTGTAGTAGCACCATCATAAGTGTCTTTTAATGTGACATTGATTTCGCTAATGCCCTTATTTTTAAAAGTAACTTTTCCCGAGATCCTGACCTGTGAATATCCTGCGATGAAGGATAGAAAAGCAATCAGCAGTAAAAGTTTATTTCCCTGTGTTTTCATGGAGTTAATTTTCGGATCAAAAATAATACGGAATATGCCTTTCTTTAAAATAATTTTTACTGAAAGGCATAGTTTGGCTTCTGAATGGGAAATTAATGAACCGGGATGCAGAAATCCACGATCATCTTGCCTTCCGGATGCTCCTTGAAATTGGTATGATAGATCTCGAACGGAAATGTCTTTCTCTTGGAATAATGATGCTCATTCATCCATAAAAAAAGGGAAACCCAGCACTGTTCAAAGTCCTGAAGGGTAACTTCCCCGCTTCCTACAATAAACTTTCCGGCATGTAAGGTTTCCGGAAATACCAGCCCTTCCTGTTTTTCAAGATTTTTATCCAGAAGCATACATGCATGGATTCTCACCTTGTCGGGTGGGGTTACTTTAAAGCTGTCATGATATACAGAGATCATTTTAACGTTTTCCCGGGGGAACAATTGCTTCTTTCTCGCCCAGTCTATGAGAATATTGTAAGAAGGCTCCACATTAGCAATTCCTAAACTCATTACTGCAGCCAGATTCATTTCCGGCAGTTCTTTTACTTCGATTTTTAAATTCATTTTAGTCCAGTTTAACAGGTTTTCTATAGTACAAATGTATTGGCTGAAAACCGTATCCATTTGTCCGTTCTTGCTCTGTATCTGTAAAATCTTGTGAAAAGTTTCGGGTGCAGAATTCCTGAAGGCGGTTGGCGCTATTCCATAATATTTTTTAAAAGTCTTACTGAAAACGGAATGGTTGGAAAACCCGAGATCCAGATAGAGTTCTTTCAATTCAATATCCTTCTTTACGGCCAGGTAAAAAGCGCTTTTTTCTATTTTCTTTCTGATGATATAATTCTGGAGTGTTTCGCCGGTAATGAGCTTAAAAATCCTGTGAAAATGGAAGGGTGAATACATGGCAATACCTGCCATTTTTTCCAGGGATAAATCCGCATCCAGATTATTATCAATGTATGCTATTGCTTTGATGATTCTTTTTTTGTGCTCCTCCATTTAAAAATACTGATCGGTAAAGATATTAAGATCCATGCTTTTTCATTTGTCAGATATTGCTGTTTTCGAAAAAAAGGACTGAAATCATAAAGTCTTTCGGAAAATGTTTTATAAATTTATCGTTAAAATCACTTTAAATCATTTAAAAATGAAAGGACAAACATTAGCATTACTGGCGGGGTGTGCATTTTTAGCGGCTTCATGCTGCACGACAAAAACGTATGCTGTTAACGCTAAGAGCGGAACTCAGACGGGTGGAACGGCCAAGTTTACCCAGAAAGGAGAAGAAGTGACGATGAAACTTGAAGTTACGAATCTTACTCCAGGTATTCATGCGGTGCATATTCACGAAAAAGGAGACTGCTCTGCAGCCGATGGAACTTCTACAGGCGGACACTGGAATCCTGCTAAAGACGACCACGGAAAATGGGGTGCCGAGCATTTCCACATGGGAGATATAGGAAACCTTACTGCTGACGCAAGCGGAAAAGCTGTCCTTACTTTCAAAACAACCAAATGGTGTCTGGGTTGTACGGATGAATCTAAAAACATTATCGGAAAAGGATTAATTGTACATGCTGCTGCAGACGATTTCCATACTCAACCTACCGGAAATGCAGGAGGAAGAGTGGGATGTGTAGAAATTAAATAATCTGTTATTGTCATAAAAAAACCGCTGATGTTTATCAGCGGTTTTTTTATTTTTATGATTTAGCTCCCATATCGGAAACGATATTCATTGCTTCCTGTAAGTATGGGTCTTTTTTCAGATTTTTGATCCACATTTCAGATTTTTTCTTGAATGCTTCG
Protein-coding sequences here:
- a CDS encoding SPFH domain-containing protein is translated as MEVENILQSPWLIPGGIIIASLLFYKFILRVFFGLVIIPEDKIGLVTKKFVLLGKQELPEGRIIATNGEAGFQAQTLAPGIYFWKWIWQYSIHFQAFTIIPTGKIGLILAKDGKELETGRILARKVECDSFQDAEAFLKNGGRKGRQTGVIAPGSYRINTFLFEVSLSDMTQIPDNAVGIITTMEGKPLEEGQIAGKIIEEHNKFQDVDAFLNSGGYKGLQEQVILAGSYFLNPWFVLLEMVKMTEIPIGSVGVVISYVGNEGKDLSGIEFKHGNIVEKGCKGVWAEALGPGKYPINPYIMKTELVPTTNLVLNWASARSEAHQLDKNLSTITVRSKDGFPFNLDVSQIIHIPSNEAPKVIARFGNMMNLVGQVLEPTIGNYFRNSAQDSDVIAFLGTRKERQQSAREHISNVLEQYNVSAVDTLIGDIVPPETLMKTLTDRKIAEEQKTTFEVQKLAQETRQSLEKETAVADIQKEIVTADQGVLIAERVAAAAVKKANGEAEKTRLLAKANSEQISLMGKAEAEKILAIGKSNAEAYKLSVEAMGEDNFTQLKVMESIANQNVKIMPDVLIGGSGDSANGGISGLLGLKLLEQLDAKKPVKRPEKRNFDDTSQD
- a CDS encoding LytR/AlgR family response regulator transcription factor, coding for MIKTVIIEDEKPASRKLERMLSSFPEIEVVAKIESVEEGIAWFSENEHPQLIFSDIVLGDGLSFDIFEKIPTKGFIIYTTAFDQYTLKAFKLNSIDYLLKPILEEDLSGAVEKFKSFIPASNTTGSEDIKQLIRKEKSTLSRVLVKIGYNLKIVQTHEISCFFSENKIVYLQTADRVYPSDFTLDELEDILDEKKFFRVNRQFIINSDYVKNIHTSPYYKVDMEFQPQEEITVSRDRVKDFKEWLVG
- a CDS encoding 2TM domain-containing protein, with the translated sequence MDYNNAYERVSQLKKFYKSLLWFVIVAGFIFLDDIFENGTINLSLFDGSVILLIWGIVLTVKAVKLFLLDTEWENRIIEKEMRKSKKSIDF
- a CDS encoding 2TM domain-containing protein, with the protein product METIGYTKETLAYEKAAKRVKELKGFYGNLTSYCLVIPFLLALNLLTAPQHLWFYWPMLGWGIGIVAHAVNVFGIGKEWEERKIQELMNQEKSNTKTL
- a CDS encoding isoprenylcysteine carboxylmethyltransferase family protein, whose translation is MNSLQILFSASMAAWFLTEILYKNMLKSGKEDSKDKDKSTLNILWMAIPFSIAASVTVSYMTRFPIAESEWILYLGEAFILTGIIFRFIIIRSLGKYFTVDVTIKQDHQIKKEGFYKYLRHPSYAFSLLTSLGLGLYLNNWLSLILAFLPPFLAFIYRIKIEEQALIEKFGEEYLEYRRTTKKLIPFIY
- a CDS encoding 2TM domain-containing protein, producing MKDYNENDIRYQQAKRQVERLSRFYRHLFIYIVVNALIVFYNYRHLEPGESYFQFKNFFTATCWGIGLVAHAIIVFLPNMSFVKNWEEKKIRKEMKKKD
- a CDS encoding 2TM domain-containing protein is translated as MTLLLSTMYSFVLGVGNGLINDFLNKKFPWSETTRTRAILSIISIIIGNFILVYFCNYMNYVVIQNVATTEEFFSKKYGVTNWFMINIALLISAFLHAKGFMEELKKTSRKEVVEQKLIAKSANAQFESLKNQLDPHFLFNSLNVLSSLIDENPAQAQKFTASMSKIYRYVLEQKDKELVTVEDEIEFAKTYCDLLKTRFEDSVDFIFDVKKEDYRRYVVPLSLQLLLENCIKHNFATPSKPLVIKIFSDNDTLCIENNLQAREQMKESAGIGLANIVQRYALLTKKNVFIEKSEDYFKVKVPILVNKPNITSVQTEDENGSYEKARKRVKELKSFYANLISYCTVIPFLVIINLITSPRDLWFYFPMLGWGIGLVSHAFRVFGVGESWKEKKIREIMDKQKNRDHERL
- a CDS encoding TonB-dependent receptor, producing the protein MKTQGNKLLLLIAFLSFIAGYSQVRISGKVTFKNKGISEINVTLKDTYDGATTDAQGNFSFETSEKGNHILTFTHPKYQEVEKTVIIDNQDVSVNTELKEQISEIDAVVVSAGSIEASDKKRATALLTPIDIYTTAGADGQISSALNYLPGVQKVGETEGLFIRGGTGTESKIFMDGSLINNYFSNSVPGIAGRDRFNTSLFKGNIFSSGGYSALYGQALSGALMLESVDLPDQSSYDFGISPIFLSAGFQKLGEDKNHSFGATLGYSLLSAMQKVFNFNTDFIDAPQGLNGDFNFRIKTKSGGFLKYYGMYDSNKMGVRTESLEPEYDFALVRLKGKNTYHNLSFKQKFGKYLLNAGTSYSYNRSDLNFSTETNNSESGRSELLTDGNYINFKAVLERKINKISALRAGFELNNTSENLNFGEVQKNYKDLISAVFAETDLGFSNALSAKIGVRAENSSYLGKSNIAPRFALAYRLAKDWTTSFAYGLFYQNPESKYINWPADLDFQKSQHYIFQIQRASDGRSLRFEAFYKKYDQLIKTFNITPDKEQNQQVQTALNNNGYGYAKGLELFWRDKKTFENIDYWISYSFLDSKRDFINYPVSLKPSFASAHTLSAVAKRFIPEWKLGVNLSYTYSKGRPYYDIATKSENNNAVNYIRNEGKLKDYNALNISFNYLPNLGKKDAKAFTVFVLSVSNVLGSKNIYGYNFSLDGSRSSAVVPPVNTFVFIGAFISFGVDKTQDAINNNL
- a CDS encoding GyrI-like domain-containing protein, producing the protein MEEHKKRIIKAIAYIDNNLDADLSLEKMAGIAMYSPFHFHRIFKLITGETLQNYIIRKKIEKSAFYLAVKKDIELKELYLDLGFSNHSVFSKTFKKYYGIAPTAFRNSAPETFHKILQIQSKNGQMDTVFSQYICTIENLLNWTKMNLKIEVKELPEMNLAAVMSLGIANVEPSYNILIDWARKKQLFPRENVKMISVYHDSFKVTPPDKVRIHACMLLDKNLEKQEGLVFPETLHAGKFIVGSGEVTLQDFEQCWVSLFLWMNEHHYSKRKTFPFEIYHTNFKEHPEGKMIVDFCIPVH
- a CDS encoding superoxide dismutase family protein → MKGQTLALLAGCAFLAASCCTTKTYAVNAKSGTQTGGTAKFTQKGEEVTMKLEVTNLTPGIHAVHIHEKGDCSAADGTSTGGHWNPAKDDHGKWGAEHFHMGDIGNLTADASGKAVLTFKTTKWCLGCTDESKNIIGKGLIVHAAADDFHTQPTGNAGGRVGCVEIK